The genomic window CAATCAAAGCGGGCTTTGATGTAATTGAAATTCATGCAGCCCATGGTTACCTAATCAATGAATTTTTATCCCCTTTATCTAATCAACGTACAGATGAATATGGAGGCTCACCGGAAAACCGCTACCGCTTTTTGAGAGAAGTCATCGATGAAGTAAAATCCGTTTGGGACGGCCCTCTCTTCGTCAGGGTGTCTGCAAGCGATTATCATGATGAAGGCTTATCAGTAGACGATTATGTTGTGATGTGCCGATGGATGAAAGAGCAGGGAGTCGACCTGATTGATGTCAGCTCAGGCGGTCTAGTTCCCGCACACATAAAGGTTTATCCGGGCTATCAAGTTCAATTTGCCGAAAAAATTAAACAACAAGCCGGCATTTTGACAGGAACTGTCGGGTTAATCACTTCCGGCCTTCATGCAGAGGAAATTCTGCAAAATGATCGTGCTGATTTCATTTTTCTCGCCCGGGAACTGCTAAGAAACCCATATTGGCCAAGAACCGCCGCAAAAGAGCTTGGTGTTGAAATTGAAGCACCAAAGCAATACGAGCGGGGTTGGATATAATTTACAAGTAGATGAATGCATGCAAGTGCTCAATCCGAGTAAGAAAAGGACCGGGCAAGCCCGGCTTTTCTTATTTACAAAATTGGATTGAAAGCTCATAAATGTGATCGACGGCTCATAAACGAAATTATAGGCTCATATATTAGATTGACCGCTCATAAATCGAAATAAAAGCTCATATCTCAAAATGAAGGCTCATAAATGAATTAATGAGATCCGCTTCAGCTCTGCTTTTTAACAGGAATATGAATTTCTTTAAAATCTTCGGCAATCTCTGTTTCGTGAAATATTTCCTTTGCTTCCTTGACTAGTTTAAGCCAATCATCCCGGTTATACCTTGAACTGATATGTGTTAAGCATAGTTTCTTGACATTTGCTTTTACTGCCGTTTCTGCAGCCTGGCGAGTGGTCGAATGAAAATACTCGTATGCCAATCTTTCTTCGCCTTTTGAAAATGTAGCTTCATGAACCAGCAAATCGGCATTTCGCGCTAATTGGACAGCATTTTCACATACTCTTGTATCTCCAAGGATGGAAACGACTCTCCCTTTTTGGGCGGGACCGAGAAAATCAGCCGCTTCTAGTACCGTACCATCATCAAGAACAACAGATTCGCCATTTTTTATCTTCTTGTAAATAGGCCCCGGTTTGATGCCTGCCTTCATCAGTTTATCTGCCAATAGTGTTCCTGGCCGGTCTTTTTCGATAATCCGGTATCCATAAGATGGAATTCCATGATCAAGCAGCAAGGCTTCTACGGTAAATTGATCATCTTCAAAAATAACGCCTTCTTCTATTTCAACGATTTTCAGCGGATATTTTAAAAACGTCTGGCTTACGGATAAACTTATACTCACATATTCCTTTAACCCTTTCGGCCCGTATAAAACAACCTCTGTTTCACCGCCTTGAAAAGACCTGCTTGAAAGCAGTCCCGGCAAGCCGTAAATATGGTCGCCGTGAAGATGGGTTATAAAGATTTTTTCAATTCTTCTCGGTTTAATTGACGTATGTAAGATTTGATGCTGTGTTGCTTCCCCGCAATCAAACAGCCAAATGGCGCCCCGCTCTTCTAACAGCTTTAAAGCAATAGAAGTGACATTTCTTAACTTGGCAGGA from Bacillus methanolicus includes these protein-coding regions:
- the rnz gene encoding ribonuclease Z, encoding MDVFFLGTGAGVPAKLRNVTSIALKLLEERGAIWLFDCGEATQHQILHTSIKPRRIEKIFITHLHGDHIYGLPGLLSSRSFQGGETEVVLYGPKGLKEYVSISLSVSQTFLKYPLKIVEIEEGVIFEDDQFTVEALLLDHGIPSYGYRIIEKDRPGTLLADKLMKAGIKPGPIYKKIKNGESVVLDDGTVLEAADFLGPAQKGRVVSILGDTRVCENAVQLARNADLLVHEATFSKGEERLAYEYFHSTTRQAAETAVKANVKKLCLTHISSRYNRDDWLKLVKEAKEIFHETEIAEDFKEIHIPVKKQS
- the namA gene encoding NADPH dehydrogenase NamA gives rise to the protein MEAKLFSPFTIKNTTFKNRIVMSPMCMYSSHNQDGKVQNWHYTHYVSRAVGQVGLIMVEATAVTPQGRISPQDLGIWSDDHIDGLKKLTDLIKEHGAKTGIQIAHAGRKSTVEGEIVAPSAIPFNEQMKTPKEMTTTEIKETIQAFKNGAERAIKAGFDVIEIHAAHGYLINEFLSPLSNQRTDEYGGSPENRYRFLREVIDEVKSVWDGPLFVRVSASDYHDEGLSVDDYVVMCRWMKEQGVDLIDVSSGGLVPAHIKVYPGYQVQFAEKIKQQAGILTGTVGLITSGLHAEEILQNDRADFIFLARELLRNPYWPRTAAKELGVEIEAPKQYERGWI